ACTTGCAAACTGAGAAAGAGCCCCTGCTCCAGGTGATCCTGGTGGGGCAACCCGGGCTGAGAGATCGCTTGAGGCACCCGTCCCTCCGGCAACTGGCTCAACGGGTAGCCATTCATTATCATCTCCGACCTTTGGATGAGGATGAAACCAAAGAGTATATTCGGTACCGCCTGGCTCGGGCCGGAGGCAGTGGCATATTTACCGCCTCGGCGTTAGATAAACTCTATGATTATACTCAAGGCGTGCCACGCCGGATCAATGCCTGGTGTGATCTGGCTCTGGTGGCCGGATTCGCCGAGGGCAGACACGAAATTGATGGGGAGTTTATCGACCTGGTTATTACCGCCCAGGGAGGTAGCCTGGAGGATATTGGGGGAGAATCGTCAGAGGAATCGTCGCCGTCTTTGACTCCGGAAGTCACTTCGGAAAGAGTCGAAGCCGTCACTCCCGGTCAGTCCAATGGGCTGCACGCGACCGTGTCCGACTTGTCTGGACGGGTAACTCGATTGGAAGGGTTGGTCTTGGAAATGACCTGCCAGCTGGTTCCGGTGCTAACCAAATTCATGACCTCGCCAATGCGGGCCGAGCCATTCCAGCTTCCGGAAGACTCCGGCGAAGCCCTGGCGCCCGCCCCTGAAGCTTCACTTTCCCCGGAAAGTCTGGCGCAACCCAGAAAAGGGTGGTGGTCCAGGTTTTTAAAATATGGTCAATGATTCTGAATTCAGGAAATCATGATATCTGCACCACACTCCTTTTTCCTACGAAGCATCACACCTAAGAACAAAAAGGGGTGTTGTACCGATTTCTGGCTGAAAAGCATCTCTGTAAGTAATACCCACGATGCGGATTCTGGTCACAAAAGGATAGCGGAGCAATCCAGGGATCTCCTAACGGGGGAAGCCGAATAAAACCGGTAGATCAGCCAAGACCGGAATACGCCGCTCCTATACCAAACCCATAACACCAGCAACTGGAGGGGCCACGCGTCGTGGCCCCTCCAGTTGCTGGTCCGGCGGCACAATAATGCTAACAAACCCTTATGGTTATATGCACAATGATAAACCTGGGGTATCATAAAAAACATTTCCAGCCAAGGCCCCTCCCGTATAATTAGGCCCCAATTCTACAATCCCGCAGATAATGACTGAGGAACCTGCTTTGGGAACCAAAGCTGTTGCCTGAGAAGCGGCCACGTTACCTTTTACCACAGAGGCGGCCCCATTGATGTCCAGGCAAAGGGCTACCTTGCAGTACTCCCCCGCTCCCGTTCTCAAGGCGGTCAAGTCCCAGAGGCCAGCGGGATCAGAAATGGCTTTTTGATACGTCACGCCATTAATTGCCAGCCATCCTGCCACCGTGGATTTCATCTTGCCATTAGTTGTGCCGGCTGCGATGGTGAGGGATGAAAGCAGAATCCCAGGAGACGGTACAGTTGTCCGACTCTGCTCCACAAAAACTCCATTTTGCTCCTTAAAGGTGATGGTCTCTTTTTTAGCAGGATCGGTGGTCGGTCCAAAGTCGCCATTTTTCAAATAGAGGTAACTATACTGCGGGGTCTTAGCTCCGTCTCCGATAACGCATTGTCCGCCACCACCTGCGGTCACTCTGAACCGCATTAGATAAGCTAGAGCATAACTCGATGGATTCCAAGGCAAACCAATTGCATTAAAATTGTTTTCAGCCTTCCAACCAGCTTGCGCGAAAGTCGTGCCGGTTTTTGTCTCACCAACCAAATTCGCATCATCCGTAGTGAGAACATTGTTGGTGATTGCCGTGACTTTGAATTTGCCGTTGTTGCCAGAGTTCAGAATGTTTATCTGGCAGCCCGTTCCAGCCCCACCATAGGTAGTGGTGTGGTTACTGGCTATTGTATAGGAAGTGCCGGCCGACACTAAGCTAACAGCCTTCACCCCACCGCTGCCATCAACGGCGTCAACTCTGACGGTCCCGTCACTACTACTTCCAGCAGTGTTGATGGTTAAGATGTCTCCAACACTGTAACCAGTCCCAGTCGCAGTGGGGGCTCCGGAAACCTTTCTAATTTTTCCAGCAGCGGCAAAACCAGAGGTGATGACGTAATCCCCAACTTTTAGGGGGTATTGGGCTTGTAACCAAGAACTCAACCCAAGCAAGGTAAAAGTTTTTGCGGCGGCATCAACTGTCACACCAGGGTTGGTCGGAAGCAGCGAGAAATAATTTTTCTGCGGCGGATACCATGTGCATACCTGATATCCGGGTTTGTCGAAAATGTTCGCTCCGAGGGTAGTGAGTGTCACCCATTCATACCCATCATAGTATTCGGCCACGATGCCATTGCCGATGGATGGGGTGTTTACCCAAAACTTTACTCCAACTAGAGGATTCAGATCTCCCACATAGAGGCAATCCCCTACAGCCGCAGTGCTTGAAAACGCTGTAAATGACGCCGAGTTGTAATTGTTGGCCGAAAATCCAGCCGCGGTCGTGTAACCATAAACTATCTGTGCTTGCCCTGCTTGACGAGCCGCAAATTGCAAAAAGGTTGTATAAGTATCTCCGAGCATAATTTCCAACTTGCGGCCAGGAGCGATGGAGTTTTCAAACCATTGGTAATTGGTGGTTGCGGTATTCTTGGTCGTAAATTTATCCGCAGTAAGAGCTACTGCTCTATAGGGGAAAGCCCCAGTCAGTAGATATGGGATCGCCCCAACATCTATGCCGATATTATTATAAAATTGCCCAGGGCCGGATGCGGAAAGGCTGGCAGGGTTAAAGATAGCTTTAGTATTAAGAGAAAAATCATTACCGGTTATAATGCTGTCCGTGAATCCCTGCGTGTCAAACGCAGTAGGAGAAGACATTTTGTTACCGATTATGAGGCATTTGTTCAATACCCGGCTGGGAGCATAAATACCAAGTACATCGCCGCCAATTTGGTTGCCAATAATCATCATTCTCACATTCCCAGTGGGGGTTGTGCTAATGGCAGTTCCACACTGTCTTATCCAGTTGCCTTGTACATGATTACAAATGCCGTCATCTAACGTTACGCCGATAGCGCAACATTCAATGATATTGTTTTGTAACATTGCAGAAGATGACCAAACTCCAACACTACCATCTGTATAAACACCAATCATATCTGGACCAGTGATACGACTATTGACAAATTTTGAATCCGAGCAAATATGGACGCCTCCAGCACCTGAACTTGGATTTGCCTCGATATTATCAATGTAGGTCATCATGCCATGGTCGCTGCAATAGATAGCCCAAGCCGATCCACTGCCAACATGCACCCGAGAGATACGCGTATTATTAGACTTCCAATTTCCAGAAGTACCAACTTCGATTGTATTCTGGTAGTCGACATTGCCAGAAATATTAAGATCGTAAATTTGGCAACCTGTGGCACTGTCAATATATATGAACCTTGTGCCGCTTCCTTTTGAGGTGATTAAGGTGCCATTTGCAAGGGCGCTTTGCCAACCCATGCCTACACCCCGCAAGATACTTCCATCTTGCAAATAAAGTGTGCCGTCTACAAAATAATTTCCAGAAGCAAA
This sequence is a window from Desulfobaccales bacterium. Protein-coding genes within it:
- a CDS encoding AAA family ATPase; the encoded protein is MYEEYYGLKERPFTLVPDPSYLFLGSQHKLARAYLEYGIKERMGFVVLTGEVGTGKTTLIKSLLREKEASQRVGVLYQTSVEAEDLLDVLLKEFEIRNPLGAGRAARLSAFNQFLLSAYARGERVVLLVDEAQNLGPKALEELRLLSNLQTEKEPLLQVILVGQPGLRDRLRHPSLRQLAQRVAIHYHLRPLDEDETKEYIRYRLARAGGSGIFTASALDKLYDYTQGVPRRINAWCDLALVAGFAEGRHEIDGEFIDLVITAQGGSLEDIGGESSEESSPSLTPEVTSERVEAVTPGQSNGLHATVSDLSGRVTRLEGLVLEMTCQLVPVLTKFMTSPMRAEPFQLPEDSGEALAPAPEASLSPESLAQPRKGWWSRFLKYGQ